In a single window of the Methylococcus sp. Mc7 genome:
- a CDS encoding AraC family transcriptional regulator, giving the protein MGSLLVFSSDQLPERDRFDLWRETASGGPGAVDVAHVDRRPFFGRVEWLSLGNIDAYKVSFSAATFTRSRRWIEWDGFDGFCFHINLSGRSETLRQKERTLLDGFSATGYSYGKPFEASLIPPAGRYCESLNLVIPREEMLHKAPNAERCIGALHADQAPLRLLSQYLMLLSNTPPVAEDSRLTRLAGNHVLDLLALLLGPTREAEHEARLYGLRAARLAALKQYLQDHHHHPQLSVTAAARALNISERYLHDLIAETGESFTEMVNRLRLERARRLLCDPKHRHLRIGEIAFASGFNDLSYFNRLFRRRFGETPGTFKAGEHMAADSFRPLDRLAPLGGLETGHD; this is encoded by the coding sequence ATGGGCAGCCTACTCGTCTTTTCCAGCGACCAACTGCCGGAGCGCGACCGCTTCGATCTCTGGCGGGAAACGGCCTCCGGTGGGCCGGGAGCCGTCGATGTCGCCCATGTCGATCGGCGCCCTTTTTTCGGGCGGGTCGAATGGCTTTCCTTGGGGAATATCGATGCCTATAAGGTATCGTTCAGCGCGGCGACTTTTACCCGGTCCCGCCGATGGATCGAATGGGACGGCTTCGACGGGTTCTGCTTCCACATCAACCTGAGCGGACGCAGCGAGACCTTGCGCCAAAAAGAAAGAACGCTGCTGGACGGCTTCAGCGCTACCGGCTATTCGTACGGCAAACCCTTCGAAGCCTCGCTCATTCCACCGGCCGGCCGGTACTGCGAGAGTCTGAATCTGGTCATCCCCCGGGAGGAAATGCTGCATAAGGCGCCCAATGCGGAGCGGTGCATCGGCGCACTCCACGCGGATCAGGCGCCGCTGCGATTGCTGTCGCAGTATCTGATGCTGCTGAGCAATACGCCGCCGGTTGCCGAGGATTCCCGGCTCACCCGGCTTGCCGGCAACCACGTCCTGGACCTGCTCGCCCTGCTGTTGGGGCCGACCCGAGAGGCCGAACACGAGGCAAGGCTTTACGGCTTGCGCGCGGCCCGGTTGGCGGCATTGAAACAATACCTGCAAGACCATCATCATCACCCCCAGCTGTCGGTAACCGCGGCGGCGCGGGCCTTGAACATTTCCGAACGGTATCTGCATGATCTGATTGCAGAAACCGGAGAGAGCTTCACTGAAATGGTCAACCGCCTGCGGCTGGAGCGGGCGCGCCGGCTGCTGTGCGACCCGAAGCATCGGCACCTTCGCATCGGCGAGATCGCTTTCGCATCAGGCTTCAATGACTTGTCTTATTTCAACCGGCTGTTCCGGCGCCGGTTCGGCGAAACGCCGGGCACCTTCAAGGCAGGAGAACACATGGCCGCCGATTCTTTTCGTCCGCTCGATCGGCTGGCGCCGCTTGGCGGTTTGGAAACCGGGCACGACTGA
- a CDS encoding type II toxin-antitoxin system RelE/ParE family toxin, giving the protein MRCRFSGRAELDLEEIADYIAQDNPRRALSFVREIRQRCRAIADFPQAAPLRPELGEDIRMVPIGLYLIFYTTHADQVRIERILSGSRNLSEDYFT; this is encoded by the coding sequence ATGCGATGTAGATTTTCCGGCCGGGCTGAACTCGATCTCGAAGAAATCGCCGATTACATCGCCCAAGACAACCCACGCCGGGCGCTATCCTTTGTCCGAGAAATCCGCCAGCGGTGCCGGGCCATCGCAGATTTTCCCCAGGCCGCACCCCTCCGGCCGGAACTCGGTGAAGACATCCGCATGGTGCCGATTGGCCTGTATTTGATCTTTTACACAACCCACGCGGATCAAGTTCGGATCGAGCGCATCCTGTCCGGCTCCCGTAATCTGTCGGAAGACTACTTCACCTGA
- a CDS encoding helix-turn-helix transcriptional regulator, producing MIKDRIREIRDFQGLSRRDLEKLTGIEEYKWKNVESGHQKVNEDHIEAIKRQWPQYTYWLITGETLPEAGQVSPKQDHEREQLAMAGGSPRG from the coding sequence ATGATCAAAGACCGCATCCGAGAGATCAGAGACTTCCAAGGGTTGAGCCGACGCGACTTGGAGAAGCTGACAGGAATCGAAGAGTACAAATGGAAAAACGTTGAGAGCGGTCACCAGAAAGTGAACGAGGACCACATCGAGGCGATCAAAAGACAATGGCCCCAATACACCTACTGGCTCATCACAGGGGAAACGCTACCCGAAGCAGGTCAAGTTAGTCCTAAACAGGACCACGAAAGGGAACAACTAGCCATGGCAGGCGGATCGCCCAGAGGGTGA
- a CDS encoding helix-turn-helix domain-containing protein, whose product MPDHFAEITGLSKDTVRGMLNKGQLRTVKVGRRRMVNMLHVWLLCLQGIDLTEFELDGFALEGEED is encoded by the coding sequence GTGCCTGACCACTTCGCCGAAATCACCGGCCTGAGCAAAGACACGGTGCGGGGCATGCTCAACAAAGGCCAGCTCCGCACCGTCAAGGTAGGCCGCCGCCGCATGGTCAACATGCTTCACGTCTGGCTGCTCTGCCTCCAAGGCATCGACCTCACCGAATTCGAACTCGACGGTTTTGCATTGGAAGGGGAGGAAGACTGA
- a CDS encoding type II toxin-antitoxin system ParD family antitoxin has product MPFSYAIGSHFEQFIRQQVQSGRYTSASEVVREALRLLESRERLRRIELEEYRSKIRDGIESPGVPAEDVFTRLEAKYQAMFDQKI; this is encoded by the coding sequence ATGCCCTTCAGCTACGCCATAGGCTCACATTTCGAGCAATTCATCCGCCAGCAAGTTCAGAGCGGCCGCTACACCAGTGCAAGCGAAGTCGTTCGTGAAGCCCTGCGCCTGCTTGAAAGCCGCGAACGTCTGCGCCGCATTGAGCTTGAAGAGTACCGTTCCAAGATTCGTGACGGCATCGAAAGTCCTGGTGTCCCGGCCGAAGATGTTTTCACGCGCCTGGAAGCCAAGTATCAAGCTATGTTCGATCAGAAAATTTGA
- a CDS encoding calcium-binding protein, with translation MAKIKLLSAFLRVSLAFTGLANIAPGWAEGECDGLTSTPGVVQRHGVIEGTPRDDVIIGTPGDDHIRGSGGNDTICGEGGNDTISGGNGDDTIFGGSGDDHLAGKNGKDHIEGGPGDDQISGGNGKDSLFGGAGDDNLAGGNGKDLMHGGEGNDDLSGGNGNDELWGDEGEDRLKGGNGRDELHYDQSDFDNTVCRRPDVCFTTAD, from the coding sequence ATGGCAAAAATCAAACTTCTCTCAGCTTTCCTCAGGGTCAGTCTTGCCTTTACAGGTTTGGCCAACATCGCTCCCGGCTGGGCCGAAGGCGAGTGCGACGGATTAACATCTACACCGGGCGTGGTTCAAAGGCACGGAGTAATCGAAGGCACGCCGAGGGACGACGTCATTATTGGCACCCCTGGCGACGACCACATCCGGGGGTCGGGCGGCAATGACACCATCTGTGGCGAGGGTGGCAACGATACCATCTCAGGCGGCAATGGAGACGATACCATTTTCGGCGGCAGCGGAGACGACCACCTCGCGGGTAAGAATGGAAAGGACCACATAGAAGGCGGCCCTGGCGACGACCAGATTAGCGGCGGAAACGGCAAAGACAGCCTTTTTGGGGGTGCAGGTGACGACAACCTCGCAGGCGGCAACGGAAAAGACCTCATGCATGGCGGAGAAGGCAATGACGACCTCAGCGGAGGCAACGGAAACGACGAGCTATGGGGGGATGAAGGAGAGGACCGACTTAAAGGTGGTAACGGCCGTGACGAACTTCATTACGACCAAAGTGATTTCGACAACACGGTCTGCCGCCGTCCTGATGTCTGCTTCACAACGGCGGATTGA
- a CDS encoding GGDEF domain-containing protein, translating into MIDIFTLLTIIALVCYGKAGVIFLIASQYPPRLMRAMRCWALGVLMMGTDFGLLVLSDLGLIPESPALGSAVTLGVGGALLVFVAVQEIQERSYSKTALTVSVLLTAAMNAYVLYLGSAELRIVINSALSSMVTFLIAFALLRSAPQSGRSIYRVTGTLTVVVGLVWGIRSANPLFLHHPILSPLSDNWLQQVTFTVLLVGTGIMSLCFGLIFAEELNAELHQLASFDALTRIYNRRVFEDLAGEELARARIKREPVSLLMIDIDHFKQVNDRFGHVAGDVALHRIAEIMAGCLRRMDLFCRYGGEEFCALLPATPREEATAIAERLRVAAMETRLRYGETEIPLTVSVGVACIDQPPFDLTAIKQHADRALYTAKHTGRNRVAVAGYSGSPVRDP; encoded by the coding sequence GTGATCGATATCTTTACCCTGTTGACCATTATCGCCCTGGTCTGCTATGGCAAGGCCGGCGTCATCTTTCTCATTGCTTCGCAATATCCGCCCCGGCTCATGCGCGCCATGCGTTGCTGGGCTCTGGGTGTGCTGATGATGGGCACGGATTTCGGTTTACTCGTGCTGTCGGATCTCGGGCTCATCCCCGAATCGCCGGCTCTGGGGAGCGCCGTGACGCTCGGTGTGGGCGGTGCCTTGCTGGTGTTCGTGGCGGTGCAGGAAATCCAGGAGCGGTCCTACAGCAAGACCGCCTTGACGGTATCGGTTCTGTTGACTGCGGCAATGAACGCCTATGTCCTCTACCTGGGCAGCGCCGAGCTCCGCATCGTCATCAACAGTGCCCTCTCGTCCATGGTGACGTTCCTGATCGCGTTCGCTCTTTTGCGTTCCGCACCGCAGTCGGGCCGGTCGATTTACCGGGTCACAGGCACTTTGACCGTGGTCGTCGGCTTGGTCTGGGGAATACGCAGCGCGAACCCGCTGTTCCTGCATCACCCGATTCTGAGTCCGCTGAGCGACAACTGGCTGCAGCAGGTCACGTTTACCGTGCTCCTGGTAGGCACAGGGATCATGTCTTTGTGCTTCGGCCTCATCTTCGCGGAAGAACTCAACGCAGAACTGCATCAACTGGCATCCTTCGACGCGCTGACCCGCATCTATAACCGGCGTGTTTTTGAAGACTTGGCCGGTGAGGAACTTGCCCGAGCACGCATCAAGCGCGAACCCGTTTCCCTGCTCATGATCGACATCGATCACTTCAAGCAGGTGAACGACCGATTCGGCCATGTGGCGGGCGACGTAGCCTTGCACAGGATCGCCGAAATCATGGCGGGCTGCCTGCGGCGCATGGATCTGTTTTGCCGTTATGGGGGCGAAGAATTTTGCGCGCTGCTTCCTGCAACACCCCGAGAGGAAGCGACCGCCATCGCCGAGCGTCTGCGGGTCGCGGCAATGGAAACCCGGCTCCGTTATGGCGAAACCGAAATACCCCTCACAGTGAGCGTAGGTGTCGCTTGTATCGATCAGCCGCCGTTCGACTTGACCGCCATCAAGCAGCACGCCGATCGGGCCCTTTACACCGCCAAGCATACAGGGCGTAACCGCGTTGCCGTTGCCGGATATAGCGGCTCGCCCGTTCGTGATCCATGA
- a CDS encoding transcriptional regulator: MPFRLDTANARLSRDGQVLQLRPKTLAVLKFLLMNPYRLLTKAELLNAVWGHRHVSGSVLEGCISELRKALGDNPRTPRYIETAPRRGYRFLAAVQREDSTVPACPPRHTPLRPCLETAPGDG; the protein is encoded by the coding sequence ATGCCGTTTCGGCTGGACACCGCCAACGCCCGCCTGTCGCGGGACGGACAGGTGTTGCAGTTGCGGCCCAAGACCTTGGCGGTATTGAAGTTTCTGTTGATGAATCCGTACCGGCTGCTCACCAAAGCCGAACTGCTGAACGCGGTGTGGGGACACCGCCATGTGAGCGGGTCCGTGCTGGAAGGCTGCATCAGCGAGCTGCGCAAGGCATTGGGCGATAACCCGAGGACACCGCGCTACATCGAAACGGCCCCACGCCGGGGATACCGGTTCCTCGCCGCCGTTCAACGCGAGGATTCCACCGTACCCGCGTGCCCGCCCCGCCACACCCCGTTGCGTCCTTGCCTGGAAACGGCGCCGGGCGATGGGTGA
- a CDS encoding DNA-binding protein, with translation MRDRIKRLIAWSGLTLPELEERTGITAYKWGNLLTGKQRVNEDHITALTKLWPEYAYWITTGKTIPEVGQISPELEETRKKLAKAGGSPNG, from the coding sequence ATGCGCGATCGCATCAAGAGGCTTATAGCTTGGTCCGGCTTGACCCTCCCCGAGCTTGAGGAACGAACCGGGATCACCGCTTACAAGTGGGGAAACCTACTGACGGGAAAGCAGCGGGTGAATGAAGACCACATCACTGCCTTGACCAAACTTTGGCCGGAGTACGCCTACTGGATCACAACGGGAAAGACGATCCCTGAAGTCGGCCAGATCAGCCCCGAACTGGAGGAAACCAGAAAAAAACTAGCCAAGGCTGGCGGATCGCCCAACGGGTGA